Genomic DNA from Gossypium hirsutum isolate 1008001.06 chromosome A01, Gossypium_hirsutum_v2.1, whole genome shotgun sequence:
TCTTATGCATGTTAACATATATCCTATTTTAGGgttaacatgttttttttaaatgtgagTTCATCTGTATAATGATATGAACCCATCACGCGATCTCATAAAATATGCGAATATATGTCATGCGAACACAAAATACAAACCACACACAATACATATCAAGACCCAATTGTGTAATTGGATACGGATCAGTAATAATGAATTTTCATAACAGCCACCATccccttttttttctaatttattttatttccagtGAGTTATTATTTATGATAATTCACAACAAATGTTTTTGTCATTATTTTGTtggtaaataataataagattaaaCTTTACTTTCTTAAGCTCCTTCAATTCTTTGGACGTTGGTGGTTTTTATTCTAatcttattttcttattaatttcttttttatacaTGTATGGTATTAacattatatcaattaaaatttattcgactgaaaatataaatttaaaattttacttcaatttatcttaatttataaatgatgaatttaaatttatttttttcctctcATTATATTTTTCCGGATAATATTTGGCCCTAGAACAAAaactaaaacaataaaacaaatatatatgttttccaaaaattaaattgtcaactttaaaaatatatatttttagctaTTTATCatcatagagaaaaaaaaaataaggtcACCTAGCCTCATGCTTCAACACCTCAACCTAGATTCTCATCACCTGTATTTATCATTGATtcagatttttatttttactatattcaAGAACTACCTATAACTATATCTTCAGACTTCCTCTGGTTAAGTTCATTCATAGATAGGTGAGTAAACTTGAGCTTCAGCTTCAACAAACACCATAGTTTGAAGACACAATTCTCTCATACTAAAAATATGGAAGTTTACCATGTAATTAGAGATTTGGTCTCATTGCTTGTTGTTGGGTTATTAATGATATGGGGATGGAGAGCTTTAAACTGGGTATGGTTGGCCCCAAAGAGGCTCGAACGGTGCTTGAGACAACAGGGTTTTGCAGGGAATCCTTACAGGTTCCTTTCTGGTGACATAAAAGAGCTCTCAACTATGAGCAGACAAACAAGAGCCAAACCTATGCCTCTTAGTGATGATATTGGGCCTTATGTTGCTCCTTTTCTTCATCAAACTGTCAACCAGTATggtatgttttttattatttaatcttcaATTTATGATAATTCTTTGTTATTTATGTATGGAATTTATTGGGAGGAAATGCAGGAAAGAATTCATTTACGTGGATTGGTCCAAGACAAAGGGTGAACATTATGGACCCTGAAAAACTAAGAGAAATATTTACCAAATTTAATGACTTCCAGAAGATACGTACCAATCCACTGCTTACTTTGCTTGTAAGCGGCCTTGTTAACCTCGAAGGAGACCGATGGAGCAAGCATAGAAAAATCATAAACCCTTCATTTCATCAAGATAAGTTGAAGGTATAGAATAGTAATGGGTACTCAGACTTTACAGAAAATATCATACTTAAACCTATGCATTTCTGATTTAGAAATGATTGGGTGCAGAATATGTTGCCAGCATTTTATCAAAGTTGTAGTGACATGTTAAGCAAATGGGAGAAGATGGTGTGTACAGAAGGATACAGTGAGTTAGATGTGTGGCCTTATCTCGTAGATTTGACAAGAGATGTACTTTCCCGATCTGCTTTTGGAAGCAGCTTCGAAGAAGGCAGACGAATTTTCCAATTACTAGACGACCAACTCGTTCTCAGAATCAAATTACTACAAACTGTTTACATTCCAGGATGGAGGTAACCCTCAACTTAATTTACTTGAAAAAGGTTGCAAATATTGGAATTGGCTAAATTCGTGTTCGTTTTCTTGAAGGTTTTTGCCCACAAAGACAAACAGGGAGGTGAAGATGAAACACAAAGACATAAAAGAGTTGCTTAGGGAAATGATAAACAGAAGAGAGAAGGCAATTAAAGCAGGGGAAAAGAGCAATGAGGACTTGTTGGACATACTTGTGGAATCCAATATCAGAGAAATGGAAGCAAAGAATATGAGGATGAGCATTGAGGATGTGATTGAGGAATGCAAGCTGTTTTACTTTGCTGGCCAAGAGACCACTTCGGTCTTACTGGTGTGGACTATGGTTTTATTAGCAAGGTATCCCGATTGGCAAAGTAAAGCAAGAGAGGAGGTTTTGCATGTTTTGGGTGACAGTAAACCTGATGCTGATGGCCTTAATCGTCTCAAAGTTGTAAGTCCCTAGCATGTCTTTTGAAGGTCCGATCAATGAGGTCGACAACTCAAAAACTTGGTTTCTTTGTGTCGCTAATTCTACAGGTAACAATGATATTGTGCGAGGTTCTAAGGCTGTACCCATCAGCGACTGAGCTAGGACGTTCCGTTCCAAAAGAAATAAAACTGGGAAATTTGTTGTTACCAGCAGGGACAGAAGTTTCGGTTCCGATCCTGCTGATCCACCATGACAAAGATCTTTGGGGCGACGACGCACGGGAATTTAAGCCAGAGCGGTTCGCGGAAGGGGTTTCCAAAGCAACAAAGAGTCAAGTCACGTTTCTGCCATTCGGATGGGGTCCTAGGATCTGCATTGGCCAAAATTTTGCTATGATGGAAGCCAAAATGGCGGTGGCTATGATTCTCCAACGCTTCTGGTTCGAGCTTTCCCCTTCCTATGCTCACTCTCCTTGCAGCATGGTAACGCTTCGTCCACAGCATGGTGCACAGATAATTTTACATAAACTTGGCTCTAATTGAATTGTTATGTAAACAAATCTTTGTGAAAATAGTGTTTTAGCGTATCGTAAAAACTCCTGTGTCTGTAATGGAACAATTCCGATGCATGAATAGTAAATTTTGAGATGTTTGGTGAAGTCCGAAATAATATGCAGAAACGGAGTGTCTTGAATGGATGTAGTATTTAATGGTGGAGATAGTTGAGGGACTAATGTGGGAATTATCAAACAAAGAATTGCATATGGTACAAAGACTTGTATGGAAATTAGAGCAGGGGGAGTAGAAAATGACTACTTCTACGGGCATCAATTGAGAAAGATTTACGGTGCCAATGTTAGCAATTCTTTGTGCTTCAGCCTTAAACATTAGCAAGATTTTAATACCGGGCTTAACTAGTGTTGATTGCCCGCTCAATTGAGGGTTAAGTTGAAGGATTTGGTGAAGCAAGCTAAGCTATCAATCAAGGTTGGAGAAAGCTTAGGAGGTGACAATACATCATTATTGCATAATTAGTTTAAATGAAATCTTAATATTtagataaaaattattaatatagtaCCAACAATCCTTATCTTTTAACCACGTGTTTCAAGATTCTGAATTTCATTAATGATTTGCAAAATATATCCTCCATTCTTATTGCGTGGGTCTAATGAAAAATTCTCCTATTTCTAATTGTGATAAAGTTGAAACTTTCTTTAGAAAAAAGGGCAGCAACAATTTTCAATTATTGAACATGTTAAATATGACtcttattttcagtcaaatttgaaaaatagtctttcagttaaattttgttttcttgtttcaatcaaacactgattagtttagattattttattattatttgatctatgaatttagcttataaataggctcttttacaaccttagaaaatacacccattagaaattagaactcataacacatttagagaattttgtgtttacgttttgtaggttctttgttttcgggttttcggggtttagtttttatctccatcttttatactcttcgttcttttgccattatagtaaaattatctttgcccgtggttttttatcctctttggaggggtttttccacgttaaatttgtgtgttcaatttctcaatttattctgctattttcttgttcgttacttaatcgggttaaaatcctaacaagtggtatcagagctagttcaattttcatagatcagtccgttcagagatggcaacaacaaggtttgaaattgagaagttcgatggtgagacaaatttcaatctgtggcaagttcggatgatggcaattctagttcaatcaggcttgaaaaaggttgttatcgggaaaaagactgagaatctaaataaaacagaatgggaagagcttgatgaaaaggctttatctgcaatccagttgtgcctcacgaatacggtattgcaggaggtattgatggagaagacctcatctgccttgtggaaaaggttagaaactctttatgcgactaagtctctggctaaccgtttagtgttgaaacaacatctatttacgtttcgcatgaacgaaggtgagcttcttagagatcacatcagtcaattcattactcttttaaatgatttaaagaatgttgaggttcatattgacgatgaagatcaggctatgctattattgtgctctttacccccttcatacaagtctttcagggagaccctgatttatggtagagacaaactcccgttcgaagatgtgaagggtcatttgttgagtagagacaaactcgacaatgagcttcatttggatagcaagacagataggcaagcttccatttttgtagcatcaaagaaatgagataaaatgtgtcgctattgtaaaaagttaggtcacgtcaaagcagattgttataaactgcgaaataaaaaagctgctgagagtaacaaggaatatgtagctggtgctaatttggccgatgaaaatggggatgatttcttgttagtgtcaacaagtgataacaccaagctcacgtccgagtgggtCCTAGATTCatgatgttctttccacatgtgtcccaatagagaatggttctccacatacagttcgattgaaggtggagttgtgcgcatgggaaacgattcatctagtaaggtaattggtattggtactattaaaattaagatgcacgatgggacgatttggacactctcagatgttagatatgtacctgatttacgaaagaatctcatctccttaagtagtttagacttgaaaggatgcaaaatcaacatcgagtcgagcggtattaaagtatctcgtggagctctcgttttgttaaaaggtaaaagaaccgacagtctttatattctggaaagttatatagtgaccggtgaaatcggacgtccctcgtccgttacggagttgaagtcaacttgtttggagtggaggcaacttggtcataggagggaaaaaggtatgactgtttcgttgaagagaggttcttttttaaatgcaggttttgaaaagttagggcactgtgttcgtaaaaatcagacccgggttagttttgatttggcagtgtacaagtcgaaggctagaagtcttccagtttctaagcacaaatttgaCTCAGTtgattccctgcatagttcaagataggctcgtggcgggctttggcaaagatggcgttgtggaaatatgagtcaaggtggagatttgttaaatatgactcctattttcagttaaatttgaaaaatagtctttcagttaaactctgtttacttgtttcaatcaaacactgattagtttagattattttattattatttgatctatgaatttagcctataaataggctcttttacaaccttagaaaatacacccattagagattagaactcataacacatttagagaattttgtgtttacgttttgtgggttctttgttttcgggttttcggggtttagtttttatctccatcttttgtactcttcgttcttttgccattatagtaaaattatctttgcccgtggttttttatcctctttggaggggtttttccatgttaaatttgtgtgttcattttctcaatttattctgctatttttttgttcgttacttaatcgaGTTAAAATCCTAACAGAACACCTAggtgaattttcattttttttttggattgggtgtatgttaaaattgatttttttgacagAAATTAGTAGACTTGAGAATTTTTACTTTGTAGGGTTCAATTTCCGTTTGGGTATTGTaatttcgggttttcaactttcAAAGCTAATCATTGTTTAAGTGATATTCTCaactttaatctttaatttacTTGAGATTATTAGTTGATTGTTTttgtttgaattatatgatattattgtgtctttatgttttaatctttTAGGAAGAAGTTTTTACATGGACTTTCAAACTTCGTGATTTTTACTATATACTTTACTTGAAAAAAATTCGTGAgagataaaaattcacaaaaaaaactTGCTATAAGATTACAACATAAAACCATAACAAGAGCTTATAAGTCAACAAAAGTTATCAATAAATAATCTCAAGCTAGGTAAAGAGAAACGTTGAGAATATCACCCAAACAGTAACTTGCTTTAAAAGTTGAAAATCCGAAGTTATAGTACCCCAAACGAAAATCGAATATTAAACATTAAAGATCTTTGAGTCTACTAACTACTGTAAAAAAATCAGTTCCAACGGACACCAAACAGACCTTTGAtcgaagaaaataccaaaactagTCTAGTTAAAACAACTTGCCAAACTCActttttctcaattctttaacttgCAGTGAAATTCAAAACTAAGGTTGTGTTTGGTTAACTGAAaacaactttgaaaaaattatttctaaaaaataatttatttttttgaaaatgattgatattttatgatatttggatgattttttgtaaaatatattttgttgtttgataattttttttgaaatcattTTCTTAGAGTTGTTTTTagtaaaacaaacataaaatagatatatttgttacaaaatattatagtaatatttcctttttgacaatttaaatttatttttataacaaGACAAtactttataataattaatattatatataaacttaataataaacaatatctaattaaaacttcatttattttaaatatattaataaagctaagtataatttaaacaaatactcatgttttatatcattaaaatattaatataaatattttccaataatatattaagaatattatttaaattttaaaattattaatgctaaaattaattattaaaataaaaatgtaatattaaataatttttcaaaatgataaattatattaataatttattatattattaaaaataaataattaaatatgtatgtttaataatattcaacattataatatttttattaatattttaatattcttaatttttaaaaaatcaaaataaaaaatttattattaatataatagtaTTAGGCTTGATTcaaattagtttttatataaaaaaataaaattatacataaatgaactaattttaaaaaaataacttacacttttaaaaaagtaaactaatttacagaaaaataaaattattttgtgttaatccattaatttatttttttaataaaattattttcatgaaataaatataaaaaagtacaaaaaaaaacattttcccTATTAACTCTCGATACTAAACTGCCATTTTCTTCCTCTTCCCTAATTTGTATGTAGCTGTGAATGTTTAATCAAAttgagtaaaaataaaatttgagttaacaagtcatattttatcatattaattcgatttaaatttttttgaatcaagTCAAAAACtaagagcacataaatttgagattttttaaagaaaaaaaaactttaacatGATAAACTTAAATTGTTAATTAACTTACTTAGgtctcaaaattttttatatatattttataatttttataacttttcaaaaaatataaattttaaaatttttataaataatttaaatgtaatttttgttgagtgagagattaatttactcatttttaaaattaaaaaattcaactcaactcaaattcaaaacttatataactcaatttgattaacccaaaatttaatatctttttaattttttcaaatcaaatttaattatgctCGTCCTATATCAATAACTTTGTATCCAGATCAAGCTTCTTTTaagctatatataaaattttagagaaTATATGGTCACCACGGCCCAATGATTGAACACCACTATACTCTCGTCGATGTATACTTAAACAAAATTTCAACATTCTTTGCACAAGTCTTTGGCCTGTGGTGTTTATAATTGAGCTCTAACCTTTGTCTATTCCTTCATAATCATCTTAATTTTTTGAGGATATTATTTACTCTTTTAAtaggtaaataaatttattaatattatcataCGTTTcatcataatattattttttacataaattttaatagatatgttaataataaattaatttaattggtaatatttatttattctcaTGACTCATTTTtaataaagaagataaaaaaaattattagttatatttttaacaaaaaatattagttatatttCTAAGTTTAAATCTAAATCCAtactaactattttttattttatatttaattattataatacataaataataaatttttttttcctattcatgctACCAAACAATCCATTAAtcataacttattaatatttatggaAAGTAAATCGGACGCCAAAGAAACCTTAGTCATaccaaaaagaaagaagagatagAGGTGGGCAAAGCTGAGGTTCAGCTTTTATAAACACCATCATTTGATGACACAGTTCTCATATTCAAATCAAAAGACATGGAAGTTCACCTTGTAATTAGAGATCTGGTTTCACTGCTTGTTGTTGGGTTATTAATGATATGGGGATGGAGGGCTTTAAACTGGGTATGGTTGACCCCAAAAAGACTAGAAAGGTGCTTGAAACAAGAGGGTTTTGCAGGAAATCCTTACAGGTTCCTTTCTGGAGACATCAAAGAGAGCTTCACTATGAGCAGACAAACAAGAGCCAAACCCATGCCTGTTAGTGATGATATTGAGGCTTATGTTCTTCCTTTTCTTCATCAAACTATCAAGAATCATGGTATGTTCTACATTAATCTGCAATTTCATCGTGATATTTAGATTTCTTTTTTTATGTCTGAAATTTATTAGGGGATATGCAGGAAATAATTCATTTATGTGGATTGGTCCAAGACCAAGGGTGACAATTATGGACCCtgaaaaaataagagaaatattTACCAAATTCACTGACTTCCAGAAGCTTCATTCCAATCCACTGGCTAGATTCCTTGTAGGTGGCCTTTCCAACCTCGAGGGAGACCAATGGAGTAAGCATAGAAAAATTGTAAACCCTGCATTTCATCAAGATAAGTTGAAGGTATGTTGTGTTTGCactttttttcctcttttaattcaatcattttgaCTTACCTTAATCAATAACTTTAGGAGACCGATTTTCATTTCTAATATATTTATGTACTTTCTTCTGGTATGGAAATAATTGCAGAACATGTTGCCAGCATTTTATCAAAGTTGTAATGAGATGATAAGCAAATGGGAGGAGATGGTGTCTAAAGAAGGATACAGTGAGTTAGATGTGTGGTCTTATATCGTAAATAT
This window encodes:
- the LOC107933872 gene encoding cytochrome P450 CYP72A219 encodes the protein MEVYHVIRDLVSLLVVGLLMIWGWRALNWVWLAPKRLERCLRQQGFAGNPYRFLSGDIKELSTMSRQTRAKPMPLSDDIGPYVAPFLHQTVNQYGKNSFTWIGPRQRVNIMDPEKLREIFTKFNDFQKIRTNPLLTLLVSGLVNLEGDRWSKHRKIINPSFHQDKLKNMLPAFYQSCSDMLSKWEKMVCTEGYSELDVWPYLVDLTRDVLSRSAFGSSFEEGRRIFQLLDDQLVLRIKLLQTVYIPGWRFLPTKTNREVKMKHKDIKELLREMINRREKAIKAGEKSNEDLLDILVESNIREMEAKNMRMSIEDVIEECKLFYFAGQETTSVLLVWTMVLLARYPDWQSKAREEVLHVLGDSKPDADGLNRLKVVTMILCEVLRLYPSATELGRSVPKEIKLGNLLLPAGTEVSVPILLIHHDKDLWGDDAREFKPERFAEGVSKATKSQVTFLPFGWGPRICIGQNFAMMEAKMAVAMILQRFWFELSPSYAHSPCSMVTLRPQHGAQIILHKLGSN